A region of Rhodamnia argentea isolate NSW1041297 chromosome 9, ASM2092103v1, whole genome shotgun sequence DNA encodes the following proteins:
- the LOC115748592 gene encoding proline iminopeptidase-like, translating into MRVLTLVRYQQDSFSGFCAVTYLSFAPPGLKQVLITGGIPPIANGCTADAVYKASSEQVTIQSEKYSKRYRQDAEVVREVAKYFAECEGGRVILPSGGILTPRGFQTLGLSGLGFSASFERSHYVRGQIFKLESAWDPILVPEALKQISYFFLKTFENWLGFDTNPLYALLNEPIYCQGASSERSAYRLIGEDESKFDAVKVAKEGRPVLFTGEVGGTSVILQLMGHVCIKYIYNIY; encoded by the exons ATGCGCGTGCTTACTCTCGTTCGTTACCAACAAGAT AGTTTCAGCGGTTTTTGTGCAGTAACTTATTTGAGTTTTGCTCCTCCAGGACTCAAACAAGTCCTTATAACTGGTGGAATTCCACCCATTGCAAATGGATGCACTGCAGATGCTGTATATAAAGCAAGCTCGGAGCAGGTTACTATTCAAAGTGAGAAGTACTCCAAGAGGTATCGTCAGGATGCAGAAGTTGTTCGTGAAGTTGCAAAGTACTTTGCAGAATGTGAAGGTGGTAGG GTGATTCTTCCTTCTGGTGGCATCTTGACGCCTAGGGGTTTCCAAACTCTCGGTCTTTCTGGCTTAGGATTCAGTGCTAGCTTCGAGCGATCGCACTATGTAAGAGGACAGATTTTCAA GCTTGAGAGTGCTTGGGATCCTATTTTAGTACCTGAGGCATTGAAGCAAATCAGTTACTTCTTCTTGAAAACT TTTGAGAATTGGTTGGGTTTTGATACAAATCCTCTTTATGCTCTTCTAAATGAGCCCATATACTGTCAG GGTGCTTCATCAGAGCGGTCTGCTTATAGATTGATAGGTGAAGATGAAAGCAAGTTTGATGCCGTAAAGGTGGCAAAAGAAGGTCGTCCTGTTCTTTTTACAGGAGAGGTGGGAGGGACCTCTGTAATACTGCAATTAATGGGTCATGTGTGtataaaatatatttataatatttattag
- the LOC125316566 gene encoding proline iminopeptidase-like, with product MANSSATNGETSPEQIAGEWYSVPELRLRDHCFAVPLDYSADRNISQKISVFAREVVAGVKEEQQLPYLLYLQGGPGFESPRPTESSGWLHRACEEFRVILMDQRGTDLSTPLTVSSILQIKSAENLANYLIHFRADNIINDAEFIRVRLVPDAGPWIILGQVFQFSIRLL from the exons ATGGCGAACTCCAGCGCCACCAACGGCGAGACCTCGCCGGAGCAAATCGCCGGAGAGTGGTATTCGGTGCCTGAGCTACGGCTCCGGGACCATTGCTTCGCTGTTCCCCTCGATTATTCGGCAGATCGGAACATTTCGCAGAAGATCTCCGTCTTCGCCCGCGAAGTCGTTGCGGGT GTGAAAGAAGAGCAACAACTGCCATACCTGTTGTATCTACAAGGTGGACCTGGTTTTGAGTCCCCAAGACCCACTGAATCCAGCGGATGGCTACACAGAGCATGTGAAGAATTTCGTGTGATCTTGATGGATCAG CGTGGGACAGACTTATCTACTCCATTGACCGTTTCATCGATCTTGCAAATAAAATCTGCAGAGAACCTGGCTAATTATTTGATACATTTTCGGGCAGATAATATTATAAACGATGCTGAGTTTATTCGAGTGCGTCTTGTTCCCGATGCTGGACCTTGGATAATTTTGGGTCAGGTATTTCAGTTTTCCATTCGACTGCTCTAG